The DNA sequence CCTGCACTCCCTGGCCACCATCGTCTCGACCTGGGTGCTGTGCCCGGTGCTGGCGGGGGTGATCGCGGTGCCCATCTTCCTGCTGGCGGGCAAGGTGCTGAAGGTGGCCAAGCTGCACGCGCTGCGGCTCGACGCCTACACCCGCCTGGCCCTGGTGCTGGCCGGGGCCGCCGGGTCCTACAGCCTGGGCGCCAACAACATCGCCAACGTCATGGGCGTGTTCGTCGACGTCTCCCCCTTCACCGAGTTCCGCCTCGCCGACCTGCTGCACGTCTCCTCGGTGCAGCAGCTTTTCCTGGTCGGCGCCCTGGCCATCGCCGTCGGCGTCTTCACCTATTCCAAGAAGGTGATGATGAC is a window from the bacterium genome containing:
- a CDS encoding inorganic phosphate transporter, whose amino-acid sequence is LHSLATIVSTWVLCPVLAGVIAVPIFLLAGKVLKVAKLHALRLDAYTRLALVLAGAAGSYSLGANNIANVMGVFVDVSPFTEFRLADLLHVSSVQQLFLVGALAIAVGVFTYSKKVMMTVGAGVLPLSPVGAWVAVVAHSVVLFLFASEGLEHFLATHGLPTVPLVPVSSSQAVIGGVIGIGLVKGGR